The window TAGTCACCGAGCGGAGTCGAGGTGGTCGCCGAGCGAAGTCGAGGTGCTGCGGTCTTGATGATCAGTTTTTTACCGGACAAGATATTATACGGTAAATTTCTTGCCAGTATGTTATCAAGGTGCTTTAATAACGATCGCATTCTGCCAATCAGTTTTATCTGCTTAAAACATAGCAAATACACAGATGCTAGGTTTGTGAGCGAGTGCGTATAAAAGCACAAACTCAAGAGACTAGACTAAAAGGTAGGACAAATACCATATCCTTAACAGTTAATTCTCCCAATTGCTAAATAGGAGCATCTATGGAGCCAATTATTGCTATAGTCTTAGCCCTTGTAGGCTATGCGTTAGGGTCAGCCAAAATTATTAATGAAGGTAATGAAGCCTTAGTTGAACGCTTAGGACAAAGACACCGCACACTCAGACCAGGCTTAAACTTTATCGTGCCTTTGGTGGATCAGATTGTGATGGAAGACACCACCAGAGAACAGATTTTAGACATTAAGCCCCAGAAAGTAATTACTAAAGATAACGTTTATTTAGAAGTAGACGGTGTTGTCACTTGGCAAATTACCAGTATGGAAGACAGCTTTTATAAAGTTGAAGATGTGCAAGTGGCTCTTTCTAACTTAGTCACCGTCGAACTCCGTACCCACATTGCCGACAGAAGCCTAGCAGAAACAACTTCTGCCCGAAATCAAATGAATCAATCGCTGTTGCAGATTGTGAATGAAACTAGTAAAAAATGGGGCGTGAAGATTATCCGGGTAGATATTCAAAGCATTACACCCCCAGAAAGTGTCCAGAAATCAATGGCAGAACAACAAGCGGCGGAAATTAAAAAACAAGCTGTTATTTTAGAAGCTGAAGGTGATAGACAAGCTGCTATTAAACGCGCCGAAGCCACCAAAGAATCTATCCGCATTCTTTCAGAAGCCATCACTGCTAA is drawn from Aulosira sp. FACHB-615 and contains these coding sequences:
- a CDS encoding SPFH domain-containing protein translates to MEPIIAIVLALVGYALGSAKIINEGNEALVERLGQRHRTLRPGLNFIVPLVDQIVMEDTTREQILDIKPQKVITKDNVYLEVDGVVTWQITSMEDSFYKVEDVQVALSNLVTVELRTHIADRSLAETTSARNQMNQSLLQIVNETSKKWGVKIIRVDIQSITPPESVQKSMAEQQAAEIKKQAVILEAEGDRQAAIKRAEATKESIRILSEAITAKPETKDILRYLVAQEHLEASQKLGASNNAKIVFLNPSVSEGALDQMLGDTVGTEGNGNSQA